A single Sphingobacteriales bacterium DNA region contains:
- a CDS encoding SLBB domain-containing protein: protein MKKLVTLCFLIFSVFVIYAQSFGNFSGALTGSGITAAAAGAAKQMQSLNAGNPTATSNLSQLQLLGLDPTAIQKYVKTKSEEGKKDDPNANPLEDVLKSVLEMKARQDGMQELMDKMQQSAEANDNVKPNEIFGHDFFGTGKLALFEKSSDSKAPDSYILGVDDEISIAVWGYSDYNNKFKVSEDGYIQIPEFGRIYVKGLTFGAVKAQIGKRLATFINTANTKYEITLNYSRTIDVNIVGEVKSPGTYQIPAINSIYNAINAANGITDIGSVRDIQVRRDGKTIRRFDLYEFLFNPLLQESFFLQKGDFIYVSTQTKLVKISGSVRRPAKYELLRNENLNEIIRFAGGLAPDAYIKSVQVTRTNKDKSQIIDVNYEDLVGINSNFELLDGDVVSISSIPGGIENFISIIGPVRYPGKYELKEGFRISDVIRSAGGIKYETYLDRAYVKRRLDDNTYVNQKFSLKEILLDENATDNLLLQKADQIQLFSKEEFVEQFKVSIDGSVLKPTILDFTEGMTLNDLLFYAGGLKKEAANSKIEISRVMNISGRDSVQKFTPQRVVIKTVKIGNNLEMDETSKAFVLAPMDKVYVRKMYGFEEQMNVTIKGEVKFPGIYPILDKNETVLDLIERAGGLTPYAYVQGAKLTRPDNQLQTTIFELKDAFKDPKSRANLILKNGDVIEITTVNQLVSIRGGAVKYPNLDTTQTVNGKFVPGKSARWYIKHYAGGFKKGALKKSTMVIYPNRRLDYTRSVMGIKNYPTVDNEGALITVDMKKKTPKPPKGPESALNWNIVLPSIIAAVTSIATTLTLIFVLKK from the coding sequence ATGAAAAAATTAGTTACGCTGTGTTTTCTAATATTCTCAGTATTTGTAATTTATGCACAAAGTTTCGGTAATTTTTCCGGAGCCTTAACCGGAAGCGGTATAACGGCTGCTGCTGCCGGTGCTGCCAAGCAGATGCAGTCTTTAAATGCGGGTAATCCCACGGCTACATCCAATTTATCCCAATTGCAGTTATTGGGCTTAGACCCAACAGCCATCCAGAAATACGTGAAAACCAAGTCTGAGGAAGGTAAAAAGGATGACCCCAACGCTAATCCACTGGAAGATGTGTTGAAATCTGTGCTGGAAATGAAAGCAAGACAGGACGGAATGCAGGAGCTGATGGATAAAATGCAGCAATCTGCAGAGGCGAATGACAATGTAAAACCGAACGAAATCTTCGGACATGACTTTTTTGGAACAGGCAAATTGGCGTTGTTTGAAAAATCTTCCGATTCCAAGGCACCGGATTCTTATATATTAGGGGTTGATGATGAAATCAGTATAGCTGTTTGGGGATATTCTGATTATAATAACAAATTCAAAGTCAGTGAAGACGGCTATATTCAGATTCCTGAGTTCGGAAGGATATATGTGAAGGGTCTTACCTTTGGTGCTGTAAAAGCACAAATCGGTAAAAGACTGGCCACCTTCATCAACACAGCCAATACGAAATATGAGATTACTTTAAACTATTCCAGAACGATAGATGTAAATATAGTCGGCGAAGTAAAATCGCCCGGTACCTACCAGATTCCGGCCATCAATTCTATTTATAATGCTATCAATGCAGCGAATGGAATTACAGATATAGGAAGCGTGCGGGATATACAGGTACGTAGAGACGGAAAAACGATCAGGAGGTTTGACTTGTATGAATTCCTGTTTAATCCGTTGTTGCAGGAAAGTTTCTTCCTGCAGAAAGGAGATTTTATTTATGTGTCGACTCAAACGAAACTGGTGAAGATATCCGGATCCGTAAGACGACCGGCAAAATATGAATTGTTGAGAAATGAAAATCTGAATGAAATTATCCGGTTTGCCGGAGGATTGGCGCCGGATGCATATATAAAATCCGTTCAGGTAACCAGAACCAATAAGGATAAATCCCAGATTATTGATGTCAATTATGAAGACCTGGTCGGTATAAATTCTAACTTTGAATTGCTGGACGGCGATGTCGTTTCCATTTCATCCATACCCGGAGGAATTGAAAACTTCATCAGTATAATTGGCCCTGTCCGATATCCGGGAAAGTATGAGCTGAAAGAGGGATTCCGGATATCAGATGTTATCAGAAGTGCGGGGGGGATAAAATATGAAACCTATCTGGATAGGGCGTATGTCAAAAGAAGATTGGACGACAATACATATGTCAACCAGAAATTTTCTCTCAAGGAAATATTACTGGATGAAAATGCTACTGATAATTTGTTGCTCCAAAAAGCGGATCAGATACAGTTGTTTTCCAAGGAAGAATTTGTAGAGCAGTTTAAAGTCAGTATTGATGGTTCTGTTTTAAAACCAACCATCCTGGATTTTACAGAGGGCATGACACTGAACGACTTATTGTTTTATGCAGGGGGCCTTAAAAAAGAAGCCGCCAATTCTAAAATCGAAATTTCCCGCGTGATGAATATCAGCGGCAGGGATTCTGTTCAGAAATTTACGCCGCAGAGAGTGGTCATTAAGACAGTTAAGATAGGTAACAACCTCGAAATGGATGAAACCTCGAAAGCGTTTGTCTTAGCGCCGATGGATAAAGTCTATGTGCGTAAAATGTATGGGTTTGAGGAGCAAATGAATGTGACAATCAAGGGGGAAGTAAAATTTCCCGGCATCTATCCTATCCTCGATAAGAACGAAACAGTACTGGATCTGATTGAGCGTGCCGGCGGTTTGACACCTTATGCCTATGTACAGGGCGCAAAATTAACACGACCGGACAATCAGCTGCAGACGACAATATTTGAACTGAAGGATGCTTTTAAAGACCCGAAGTCAAGAGCCAATTTAATATTAAAGAACGGGGATGTAATTGAAATAACAACGGTTAACCAGCTGGTCAGCATCCGGGGAGGCGCCGTTAAATATCCAAATTTGGATACTACACAAACTGTCAACGGCAAATTTGTACCGGGTAAAAGCGCTCGTTGGTACATAAAACACTACGCCGGCGGATTTAAGAAAGGTGCCTTGAAAAAATCCACTATGGTAATTTACCCAAACAGAAGGTTGGATTATACCCGTTCGGTGATGGGGATTAAGAATTACCCGACAGTTGACAATGAAGGTGCGTTGATTACAGTAGACATGAAAAAGAAGACACCAAAGCCGCCGAAAGGTCCGGAATCCGCGTTAAACTGGAATATCGTTTTACCGAGTATCATTGCAGCTGTAACGTCTATAGCCACCACATTGACTTTAATTTTTGTGTTGAAAAAGTAA